From a single Nocardioides sp. dk884 genomic region:
- a CDS encoding metal ABC transporter permease produces the protein MELLGLPFMQRALLAALFTGLAAPAIGTYLVQRRLSLMGDGIGHVAVTGVALGLLTGTSPTWTAVVVAVLGAVLIEVIRERGHTNGDVALALLFYGGLAGGVLIAGLGGLSQSRLNQYLFGSITTISAGDVVVTMVLAAAVVILCVGLSPQLFAVAQDQEFARVAGLQVRFYNVLVAVLAAVTVTVAMRTVGLLLVSALMVVPVATAQQVTRSFRTTLAAAMALGMIASVGGLLLSAWASFHATVAPGPTIVLLALACFLITWPVGVWLRHRARLRRPFPTEAEPDHEVCVEEHAEHRHGPECGHVAVPHGDHVDYVHDGHRHAPHGEHYDEH, from the coding sequence ACCGGTCTCGCCGCGCCCGCGATCGGGACCTACCTCGTGCAGCGCCGCCTCTCCCTGATGGGCGACGGCATCGGTCACGTCGCGGTCACCGGCGTCGCGCTCGGCCTGCTCACCGGGACCTCCCCCACCTGGACGGCCGTCGTCGTCGCGGTGCTCGGCGCGGTGCTGATCGAGGTGATCCGCGAGCGCGGCCACACCAACGGCGACGTCGCCCTGGCCCTGCTCTTCTACGGCGGCCTCGCCGGCGGCGTGCTGATCGCCGGGCTCGGCGGGCTGAGCCAGTCCCGGCTCAACCAGTACCTCTTCGGCTCGATCACCACGATCTCGGCCGGCGACGTCGTGGTGACGATGGTGCTGGCGGCCGCGGTCGTGATCTTGTGCGTGGGCCTGTCCCCGCAGCTGTTCGCGGTGGCCCAGGACCAGGAGTTCGCGCGCGTGGCCGGCCTGCAGGTGCGCTTCTACAACGTGCTCGTCGCGGTGCTCGCCGCCGTCACCGTCACCGTCGCGATGCGCACCGTCGGGCTGCTGCTGGTCTCGGCGCTCATGGTGGTGCCGGTGGCCACCGCCCAGCAGGTGACCCGATCGTTCCGTACGACGCTCGCCGCGGCGATGGCGCTGGGCATGATCGCCTCGGTCGGCGGGCTGCTGCTCTCGGCCTGGGCGTCGTTCCACGCGACGGTCGCCCCCGGTCCCACGATCGTGCTGCTCGCGCTGGCCTGCTTCTTGATCACCTGGCCGGTCGGGGTCTGGCTGCGTCACCGAGCCCGGCTGCGCCGCCCGTTCCCCACCGAGGCGGAGCCCGACCACGAGGTCTGTGTGGAGGAGCACGCCGAGCACCGGCACGGTCCCGAGTGCGGCCACGTCGCGGTGCCCCACGGCGACCACGTCGACTACGTGCACGATGGCCACCGCCACGCCCCGCACGGCGAGCACTACGACGAGCACTGA
- a CDS encoding Fur family transcriptional regulator → MTPLESSPLRPTRQRIAVVEAMASVDDFRSAKEIHELLGKRGDPVGLATVYRTLQRLAEAGELDVLRTEDGEALYRRCSDSHHHHLVCRACGLTVEVEGPAVERWTHTIAAEHAFSDVSHSLEIFGTCSSCA, encoded by the coding sequence ATGACCCCTCTCGAGAGCAGCCCCCTGCGGCCCACCCGCCAGCGCATCGCGGTCGTCGAGGCGATGGCGTCGGTCGACGACTTCCGCTCGGCCAAGGAGATCCACGAGCTGCTCGGCAAGCGGGGCGACCCGGTCGGCCTGGCGACCGTCTACCGCACGCTCCAACGCCTGGCCGAGGCCGGCGAGCTCGACGTGCTGCGCACGGAGGACGGCGAGGCGCTCTACCGGCGCTGCTCCGACAGCCACCACCACCACCTGGTGTGCCGCGCGTGCGGGCTCACCGTGGAGGTCGAGGGCCCGGCGGTGGAGCGCTGGACCCACACGATCGCCGCCGAGCACGCCTTCTCCGACGTCAGCCACTCCCTGGAGATCTTCGGGACCTGCTCCTCCTGCGCGTGA
- a CDS encoding isoprenyl transferase, translating to MKRAVRRPTPHPSGATPPAIPREFVPEHVAIVMDGNGRWAKERGLPRTRGHEQGESSLFDVVEGAIEVGVKAISAYAFSTENWSRSPDEVRFLMGFNRDVIRRRRDEMHELGVRVRWAGRAPRLWKSVIKELQVAEELTAGNDVLTLTMCVNYGGRAEVADAARSIAREVAAGRLNPDKVDEKVFARHLYVPELPDADLVWRTSGEQRLSNFMLWQAAYSEFVFTDVLWPDVDRRHLWAAVETYAQRDRRYGGARPNDVGAGS from the coding sequence GTGAAGCGAGCCGTCCGCCGACCGACCCCGCACCCCTCCGGAGCCACCCCTCCCGCGATCCCGCGGGAGTTCGTCCCCGAGCACGTCGCCATCGTGATGGACGGCAACGGGCGCTGGGCCAAGGAGCGCGGCCTGCCGCGCACCCGCGGCCACGAGCAGGGCGAGAGCTCGCTCTTCGACGTCGTCGAGGGCGCGATCGAGGTGGGGGTGAAGGCGATCTCCGCCTACGCCTTCTCGACCGAGAACTGGTCGCGCTCGCCCGACGAGGTGCGGTTCCTGATGGGCTTCAACCGCGACGTCATCCGCCGCCGACGCGACGAGATGCACGAGCTCGGCGTGCGGGTGCGCTGGGCGGGGCGCGCCCCGCGGCTGTGGAAGTCGGTGATCAAGGAGCTCCAGGTCGCCGAGGAGCTGACCGCCGGCAACGACGTGCTCACCTTGACGATGTGCGTCAACTACGGCGGGCGTGCCGAGGTGGCCGACGCGGCGCGCTCGATCGCGCGCGAGGTCGCGGCCGGCCGGCTCAACCCCGACAAGGTCGACGAGAAGGTCTTCGCCCGTCACCTCTACGTGCCCGAGCTGCCCGACGCCGACCTGGTCTGGCGCACCTCGGGGGAGCAGCGGCTGTCCAACTTCATGCTCTGGCAGGCCGCCTACAGCGAGTTCGTGTTCACCGACGTGCTGTGGCCCGACGTCGACCGGCGCCACCTCTGGGCGGCCGTGGAGACCTATGCCCAGCGCGATCGCAGGTACGGCGGCGCCCGGCCGAACGACGTGGGCGCGGGGAGCTGA
- the recO gene encoding DNA repair protein RecO, which translates to MPLYRDEAIVLRTHKLGEADRIITLLTRHHGRVRAVAKGVRRTTSRFGSRLEPFTHVDLQLAEGRNLDTITQAETLTPFHAGLGLDYDRYTAGTAMLETAERLAAEERQPSVQQFLLLVGGLRAMASGQRAAGQVLDSYLLRSLAVAGYAPSFEHCSRCGLEGPHRWFNPSMGGVLCSTCRLPGSASPAPETIEVLGALLAGDWPVVEAAQPRHLKEASSLVAAYLSWHLERGLRSLAYVER; encoded by the coding sequence GTGCCGCTCTACCGCGACGAGGCGATCGTCCTGCGCACCCACAAGCTGGGTGAGGCCGATCGCATCATCACTCTGCTGACCCGCCACCACGGGCGGGTGCGTGCTGTCGCCAAGGGCGTGCGTCGCACCACCTCGCGGTTCGGCTCGCGTCTGGAGCCGTTCACCCACGTCGACCTCCAGCTCGCCGAGGGCCGCAACCTCGACACGATCACCCAGGCCGAGACCCTCACGCCGTTCCACGCCGGCCTGGGACTGGACTACGACCGCTACACCGCCGGCACCGCGATGCTGGAGACCGCCGAGCGGCTCGCGGCGGAGGAGCGCCAGCCCTCGGTGCAGCAGTTCCTGCTGCTCGTCGGCGGACTGCGGGCGATGGCCTCGGGCCAGCGCGCCGCCGGGCAGGTGCTGGACTCCTACCTGCTGCGCTCGCTCGCGGTGGCGGGCTACGCCCCCTCCTTCGAGCACTGCTCGCGCTGCGGGCTGGAGGGCCCGCACCGCTGGTTCAACCCCTCGATGGGCGGGGTGCTGTGCAGCACCTGCCGGCTCCCGGGATCGGCCTCGCCGGCGCCGGAGACCATCGAGGTGCTCGGGGCACTGCTCGCCGGGGACTGGCCGGTCGTCGAGGCCGCGCAGCCGCGCCACCTCAAGGAGGCCAGCTCGCTGGTCGCGGCGTACCTCTCCTGGCATCTCGAGCGTGGCCTCCGGTCGCTGGCCTACGTCGAGCGCTGA
- a CDS encoding alpha/beta fold hydrolase, whose protein sequence is MMVSERIGQLFVEHAGNRDRLEYTEYGAGPAWVVLLPAPLVPRRMHQRLARTLAVQGLHVLTLDPLGHGRSDRPADPQVHAPSAWAAQVLALLDHVGADQAVVGGTSLGANVALEVAARAPDRVRGLLLEAPVLHSSMEVGLLAAGQLLVVARHLPWAVAGVRRLTRPVPRGLVPFWAGIGLDALDQRADAVAAMMHGLLFGALAPPAAQRRAITVPALVVGHRGDLLHRAADAELLAEELPDATLLLARTPWEWRATPRRLDEAAVALALRAWQRPARRRAGG, encoded by the coding sequence ATGATGGTCTCGGAGCGCATCGGGCAGCTCTTCGTCGAGCACGCCGGCAACCGCGACCGCCTCGAATACACCGAGTACGGCGCGGGCCCGGCCTGGGTGGTGCTGCTCCCGGCGCCGCTGGTCCCGCGGCGCATGCACCAGCGTCTCGCCCGCACCCTCGCCGTGCAGGGGCTGCACGTGCTCACCCTCGACCCGCTCGGCCACGGGCGCTCCGACCGGCCCGCGGACCCGCAGGTCCACGCGCCGAGCGCCTGGGCCGCGCAGGTGCTGGCGCTGCTCGACCACGTCGGCGCCGATCAGGCCGTCGTCGGCGGCACCTCGCTGGGCGCCAACGTCGCCCTCGAGGTCGCCGCGCGCGCCCCCGACCGGGTGCGCGGCCTGCTGCTGGAGGCCCCGGTCCTGCACAGCTCGATGGAGGTCGGGCTGCTCGCGGCCGGTCAGCTGCTGGTGGTGGCGCGCCACCTGCCCTGGGCCGTCGCCGGCGTGCGCCGCCTGACCCGACCGGTGCCGCGCGGGCTCGTGCCGTTCTGGGCCGGCATCGGCCTCGACGCGCTCGACCAGCGCGCGGACGCGGTCGCGGCGATGATGCACGGGTTGCTCTTCGGCGCGCTCGCCCCGCCGGCCGCGCAGCGACGCGCGATCACCGTCCCGGCCCTCGTCGTGGGCCATCGCGGCGACCTGCTGCACCGCGCGGCCGACGCCGAGCTGCTGGCCGAGGAGCTGCCCGACGCGACACTGCTGCTGGCGCGCACCCCGTGGGAGTGGCGCGCGACCCCGCGGCGGCTGGACGAGGCGGCGGTGGCGCTGGCCCTGCGTGCCTGGCAGCGCCCGGCCCGGCGGCGTGCCGGGGGCTGA
- the leuA gene encoding 2-isopropylmalate synthase, with translation MSIPEQQPVALSNTTNFQAPSGMPVDRYRPFVPVDVPDRTWPTRKITHAPRWLSTDLRDGNQALIDPMTPARKLTMFDLLVKMGYKEIEVGFPSASQTDFDFVRQLVEEDRIPGDVRISVLTQAREDLIERTVQSLVGAPRATVHMYNATAPLFQRVVFGVTPSECKQIATHGTELVIKYAEQHLGAAFEEFGYQYSPEIFTQSDTDFALEVCEAVSDVWQPEPGREIILNLPATVEMSTPNTYADQIEYFSRGLTRREVSAISLHPHNDRGTAVAATELGLMAGADRVEGCLFGHGERTGNVDLVTLGMNLFSQGIDPQINFAIEGGIDEVRRTVEYCTQLPVHPRHPYAGDLVYTAFSGSHQDAIKKGLEDLERRAAERGISVRDIEWEAPYLPIDPKDVGRTYEAVIRVNSQSGKGGVAYVLKAEHKLDLPRRAQIEFSRVVQGRADAEGGEMTPDAIWDIFRAEYLDRVTPLALDSVHTSSAAGEKDALTVNVHVDGELRTLAGSGNGPIAAFVEALNALVAEEQAAGNPAYAERGDVRVLDYAEHALSAGGDALAAAYVECAVGDKVLWGVGVDANIVTASLKAVISAVNRAA, from the coding sequence ATGAGCATCCCTGAGCAGCAGCCCGTTGCCCTGAGCAACACCACCAACTTCCAGGCGCCCAGCGGGATGCCGGTCGACCGGTACCGCCCGTTCGTACCCGTCGACGTCCCGGACCGCACCTGGCCCACGCGCAAGATCACCCACGCGCCGCGGTGGCTCTCCACCGACCTGCGCGACGGCAACCAGGCGCTGATCGACCCGATGACGCCGGCCCGCAAGCTCACCATGTTCGACCTGCTGGTGAAGATGGGCTACAAGGAGATCGAGGTCGGGTTCCCGAGCGCGAGCCAGACCGACTTCGACTTCGTGCGCCAGCTGGTCGAGGAGGACCGGATCCCCGGCGACGTGCGGATCTCGGTGCTCACCCAGGCCCGCGAGGACCTGATCGAGCGCACCGTGCAGTCCCTGGTGGGCGCGCCCCGCGCCACCGTGCACATGTACAACGCCACGGCGCCGCTGTTCCAGCGCGTCGTCTTCGGTGTCACCCCGTCCGAGTGCAAGCAGATCGCCACCCACGGCACCGAGCTGGTGATCAAGTACGCCGAGCAGCACCTCGGCGCGGCCTTCGAGGAGTTCGGCTACCAGTACTCCCCGGAGATCTTCACCCAGTCCGACACCGACTTCGCCCTCGAGGTCTGCGAGGCGGTCTCGGACGTCTGGCAGCCCGAGCCGGGCCGCGAGATCATCCTCAACCTGCCGGCCACCGTCGAGATGTCGACGCCGAACACCTATGCCGACCAGATCGAGTACTTCTCGCGCGGGCTGACCCGCCGCGAGGTCAGCGCGATCAGCCTGCACCCGCACAACGACCGGGGCACCGCCGTCGCCGCCACCGAGCTGGGCCTGATGGCCGGCGCCGACCGCGTCGAGGGCTGCCTGTTCGGCCACGGCGAGCGCACCGGCAACGTCGACCTGGTGACGCTGGGCATGAACCTGTTCAGCCAGGGCATCGACCCGCAGATCAACTTCGCCATCGAGGGCGGCATCGACGAGGTGCGCCGCACGGTCGAGTACTGCACCCAGCTGCCGGTGCACCCGCGCCACCCGTACGCCGGCGACCTGGTCTACACGGCGTTCTCCGGCTCCCACCAGGACGCGATCAAGAAGGGCCTGGAGGACCTCGAGCGGCGCGCCGCCGAGCGCGGCATCTCCGTGCGCGACATCGAGTGGGAGGCCCCGTACCTCCCGATCGACCCCAAGGACGTCGGGCGCACCTACGAGGCGGTCATCCGGGTCAACAGCCAGTCCGGCAAGGGCGGCGTCGCCTACGTCTTGAAGGCCGAGCACAAGCTGGACCTGCCGCGTCGCGCGCAGATCGAGTTCAGCCGCGTCGTGCAGGGCCGCGCCGACGCCGAGGGCGGCGAGATGACCCCGGACGCGATCTGGGACATCTTCCGCGCCGAGTACCTCGACCGCGTGACCCCGCTGGCACTGGACTCGGTGCACACCTCCTCGGCCGCCGGGGAGAAGGACGCCCTCACCGTCAACGTGCACGTCGACGGCGAGCTGCGCACGCTCGCCGGCTCCGGCAACGGCCCGATCGCGGCGTTCGTCGAGGCCCTCAACGCGCTCGTCGCCGAGGAGCAGGCCGCCGGCAACCCGGCGTACGCCGAGCGCGGCGACGTCCGGGTGCTCGACTACGCCGAGCACGCGCTGTCCGCCGGGGGCGACGCCCTCGCCGCGGCGTACGTGGAGTGCGCCGTGGGTGACAAGGTGCTGTGGGGCGTCGGCGTCGACGCCAACATCGTCACCGCCTCGCTGAAGGCCGTCATCAGCGCCGTCAACCGCGCCGCCTGA
- a CDS encoding response regulator transcription factor yields MPPAEPAGLPRPALRLGVLDETELVVTGLDGMLRPHRGRVELSVLEAPESTAGLDVVLCDPFRGGGDPHDHVARVAALGPARVLVYTWNTRAANTRTFVAAGAHAVLDKAVPATELISVVEAVGRGEPVLSAPPTGTIPLSLRESEVLTLLCRGQSNQEIADALYVSINSVKTYVRQIYRKLGVTRRTQAVAWANRHGHPC; encoded by the coding sequence ATGCCCCCCGCTGAACCCGCCGGGCTCCCCCGGCCGGCGCTACGACTCGGCGTACTGGACGAGACCGAGCTCGTCGTCACCGGCCTCGACGGCATGCTCCGCCCCCACCGGGGACGCGTCGAGCTGTCAGTGCTGGAGGCCCCCGAGTCCACCGCCGGGCTCGACGTCGTGCTCTGCGACCCCTTTCGGGGCGGCGGGGACCCGCACGACCACGTCGCCCGGGTCGCCGCCCTCGGGCCGGCCCGCGTGCTCGTCTACACCTGGAACACCCGGGCCGCGAACACCCGCACGTTCGTGGCGGCCGGCGCCCACGCCGTCCTCGACAAGGCGGTGCCGGCCACCGAGCTCATCTCGGTGGTCGAGGCCGTGGGCCGCGGCGAGCCGGTGCTGTCCGCGCCCCCGACGGGGACGATCCCGCTGAGCCTGCGCGAGTCCGAGGTGCTGACGCTGCTGTGCCGCGGTCAGTCGAACCAGGAGATCGCCGATGCCCTCTATGTCTCGATCAACTCGGTGAAGACCTACGTGCGCCAGATCTACCGCAAGCTCGGCGTGACCCGGCGCACCCAGGCCGTGGCCTGGGCGAACCGGCACGGGCACCCCTGCTGA
- a CDS encoding methyltransferase: MTDDVSLAPTEEVTDFGELRIRFDERVLRPRAWTTEQSAWGAELLQHGPDGPVLELCTGAGQIGLLTLARAPRPLIAVDLNPVACDFARRNAADAGLGDLVEVREGPVDGVLRPEERFALVQADPPWVRRTDTDRYPEDPVLAIDGGDDGLALARTCAATAAAHLLDGGSLLLQLGTSEQAATLDAALEPDSGLDLVEVREFERGVVAHFLRTR; encoded by the coding sequence ATGACCGATGACGTGAGCCTGGCCCCCACTGAGGAGGTCACGGACTTCGGCGAGCTGCGCATCCGCTTCGACGAGCGGGTGCTGCGGCCGCGAGCGTGGACCACCGAGCAGTCGGCGTGGGGCGCAGAGCTGCTCCAGCACGGGCCTGATGGGCCGGTGCTCGAGCTGTGCACGGGCGCCGGCCAGATCGGGCTGCTCACACTGGCGCGCGCGCCTCGCCCCCTGATCGCCGTCGACCTCAACCCGGTCGCGTGCGACTTCGCGCGACGCAACGCCGCCGACGCCGGACTGGGCGACCTGGTCGAGGTGCGCGAGGGGCCGGTCGATGGCGTCCTGCGCCCCGAGGAGCGCTTCGCGCTGGTGCAGGCAGACCCCCCGTGGGTACGCCGTACCGACACCGACCGCTACCCCGAGGACCCGGTGCTGGCGATCGACGGCGGGGACGACGGGCTCGCCCTGGCGCGCACCTGTGCCGCCACCGCAGCCGCGCACCTCCTCGACGGCGGGTCGCTGCTGCTCCAGCTCGGCACGTCCGAGCAGGCCGCCACCCTGGACGCAGCGCTCGAGCCCGACTCCGGGCTCGACCTGGTCGAGGTCCGTGAGTTCGAGCGCGGCGTGGTCGCCCACTTCCTGCGCACCCGCTGA
- a CDS encoding CDGSH iron-sulfur domain-containing protein — MSAPTEPGRPDVVLCPGGPLLLRGDHLVEDADGEVHRTHRPVSAVCRCGKSSVQPWCDGTHKVLPPKLRP, encoded by the coding sequence ATGAGCGCGCCGACGGAGCCCGGCCGCCCGGACGTCGTGCTCTGCCCCGGCGGCCCGCTGCTGCTGCGCGGCGACCACCTCGTCGAGGACGCCGACGGCGAGGTGCACCGCACCCACCGTCCGGTCTCGGCGGTGTGCCGCTGCGGCAAGTCCTCGGTCCAGCCGTGGTGCGACGGCACCCACAAGGTGCTGCCGCCCAAGCTGCGGCCGTGA
- a CDS encoding iron-containing redox enzyme family protein → MLTPKARGALSAALFETMRSGDPRVVEEAPESAEDAAIALWALFELHYRGFDDVDDELEWHPALLTVRHRLAADLERRLRERWEPYVMAGRTAAEIGTELFDYIEGHDGPSLARAVQTTADADQVLDLLRWRSVYHLKEADPTAWVVPRLGAKPKAALMELQFDEYGNGDPERLHHRLWERGMDAVGLRSEYGAYVDEAPLEALEQNNAMSLFGLSRRLRGAALGHLAAFEATSSLPSRKMAQGLDRLGLAPELAAYYTEHVEADAVHEQLAAREICGVLAEQEPALAPDVFFGAFTCLDLEDRFATHVLGLWEPAA, encoded by the coding sequence GTGCTGACGCCGAAGGCTCGCGGCGCCCTGAGCGCCGCCCTGTTCGAGACGATGCGTTCCGGCGACCCGCGGGTCGTCGAGGAGGCCCCGGAGTCCGCGGAGGACGCCGCGATCGCGCTGTGGGCGCTGTTCGAGCTGCACTACCGCGGCTTCGACGACGTGGACGACGAGCTGGAGTGGCACCCGGCGCTGCTGACCGTGCGGCACCGGCTGGCCGCGGACCTCGAGCGCCGCCTGCGCGAGCGCTGGGAGCCGTACGTCATGGCCGGTCGTACGGCCGCGGAGATCGGCACCGAGCTGTTCGACTACATCGAGGGCCACGACGGGCCGTCGCTGGCGCGCGCGGTGCAGACCACGGCGGACGCCGATCAGGTCCTCGACCTGCTGCGGTGGCGCTCGGTGTATCACCTCAAGGAGGCCGACCCCACCGCCTGGGTGGTGCCGCGCCTGGGCGCGAAGCCGAAGGCCGCGCTGATGGAGCTGCAGTTCGACGAGTACGGCAACGGCGACCCCGAGCGCCTGCACCACCGGCTGTGGGAGCGCGGCATGGACGCCGTCGGCCTGCGCTCGGAGTACGGCGCCTATGTCGACGAGGCGCCGCTGGAGGCGCTGGAGCAGAACAACGCGATGAGCCTGTTCGGGCTGAGCCGACGGCTGCGCGGTGCCGCGCTGGGCCACCTCGCCGCCTTCGAGGCGACCAGTTCGCTGCCCTCGCGCAAGATGGCGCAGGGCCTGGACCGTCTCGGGCTGGCGCCCGAGCTGGCGGCGTACTACACCGAGCACGTCGAGGCCGATGCCGTGCACGAGCAGCTGGCGGCCCGCGAGATCTGCGGGGTGCTGGCCGAGCAGGAGCCCGCCCTGGCTCCCGACGTGTTCTTCGGCGCCTTCACCTGCCTCGACCTCGAGGACCGTTTCGCCACGCACGTGCTGGGCCTGTGGGAGCCGGCGGCATGA
- a CDS encoding catalase: MDPKQTAKAAKDKIEEAADAVVDKAAAMMGPTVPGAPGPVPAPMDEPTTPKEPLPPKPDQGAPATGTATGAQTGAPPTARAQQSAYLTNSTGTRLRDTDHSLKAGERGPTLLQDHHLREKVTHFDHERIPERVVHARGAGAHGVFEGYGSAESVTMAGLFAKGKETPVFVRFSTVLGSRGSSDTVRDTRGFATKFYTDEGNFDLVANNIPVFFIQDGIKFPDVIHAAKPHPDREIPQAQSAHDTFWDFVSLHTEAQHHTMWNMSDRGIPRSYRMMEGFGVHTFRLVNAEGKSSLAKFHWKPKLGVHSLTWEEAQLINGIDPDFHRRDLYDAIEAGAFPEWELGIQVFPDEPDQMFAGIDLLDPTKIVPEELAPVQPIGKLTLNANPTNFFAEVEQIAYHVGHLVPGIDVTDDPLLQTRLFSYVDTQLSRLGGPNYNQIPINRPHVPTNDMFRDGFHQHAVHSGVAPYKPNSLDGGCPFAAGADLTDEQTRAFVEVAAKVAEATKVRDLPASFDDHYSQTRQFWLSMTPVEKEHIIRAYTFELGKCYEQTVKERQLQCLANIDPVLCQEVATGLGLPAPEPTIPLVDLDPSPALSQIKGPFPPDGRMVGIVVDPDGDLSGVDALRRTIHDAGMVALLIGPHGGTIDGMPVQRTFATGRSVELDVLLLAGSPVPAPDALANRDAKAGAPGAAGVDPRVSLMIQECYRHAKVIGAWGDGVTALTAAGVSDDDAGVISGDSAAAVFGLVQEEMGFHRVWNRFATTV; the protein is encoded by the coding sequence ATGGATCCCAAGCAGACTGCGAAGGCCGCCAAGGACAAGATCGAGGAGGCTGCCGACGCCGTCGTGGACAAGGCCGCCGCCATGATGGGTCCGACCGTGCCCGGAGCGCCCGGCCCGGTGCCCGCCCCCATGGACGAGCCGACCACCCCGAAGGAGCCGCTGCCGCCCAAGCCCGACCAGGGCGCGCCCGCGACCGGTACGGCGACCGGCGCCCAGACCGGCGCGCCGCCCACCGCGCGTGCGCAGCAGTCGGCGTACCTGACCAACTCCACCGGCACCCGCCTGCGCGACACCGACCACTCGCTGAAGGCCGGCGAGCGCGGCCCGACGCTCCTGCAGGACCACCACCTGCGCGAGAAGGTCACGCACTTCGACCACGAGCGCATCCCCGAGCGCGTCGTGCACGCCCGCGGTGCCGGCGCCCACGGTGTCTTCGAGGGCTACGGATCGGCCGAGTCGGTAACGATGGCCGGACTCTTCGCCAAGGGCAAGGAGACCCCCGTCTTCGTGCGCTTCTCGACGGTCCTCGGCTCGCGCGGCTCCTCCGACACGGTGCGCGACACCCGCGGGTTCGCCACGAAGTTCTACACCGACGAGGGCAACTTCGACCTGGTCGCGAACAACATCCCGGTCTTCTTCATCCAGGACGGCATCAAGTTCCCCGACGTCATCCACGCCGCCAAGCCGCACCCCGACCGTGAGATCCCGCAGGCGCAGAGCGCCCACGACACCTTCTGGGACTTCGTGTCGCTGCACACCGAGGCCCAGCACCACACGATGTGGAACATGTCCGACCGGGGCATCCCGCGCTCCTACCGGATGATGGAGGGCTTCGGCGTCCACACGTTCCGTCTGGTCAATGCCGAGGGCAAGTCGTCCCTGGCGAAGTTCCACTGGAAGCCCAAGCTCGGTGTGCACTCCCTGACCTGGGAGGAGGCCCAGCTGATCAACGGCATCGACCCCGACTTCCACCGTCGTGACCTCTACGACGCCATCGAGGCAGGGGCGTTCCCCGAGTGGGAGCTCGGCATCCAGGTCTTCCCCGACGAGCCCGACCAGATGTTCGCCGGCATCGACCTGCTCGACCCGACCAAGATCGTGCCGGAGGAGCTCGCGCCGGTGCAGCCGATCGGCAAGCTGACGCTCAACGCGAACCCGACGAACTTCTTCGCCGAGGTCGAGCAGATCGCCTACCACGTCGGCCACCTGGTGCCCGGCATCGACGTCACCGACGACCCGCTGCTGCAGACGCGACTGTTCTCCTACGTCGACACCCAGCTGTCCCGGCTCGGCGGGCCGAACTACAACCAGATCCCGATCAACCGCCCGCACGTGCCGACCAACGACATGTTCCGCGACGGCTTCCACCAGCACGCCGTGCACAGCGGCGTGGCGCCGTACAAGCCGAACTCGCTGGACGGCGGCTGCCCGTTCGCGGCCGGCGCCGACCTGACCGACGAGCAGACGCGGGCCTTCGTCGAGGTTGCCGCCAAGGTCGCCGAGGCGACCAAGGTGCGCGACCTCCCGGCGTCCTTCGACGACCACTACAGCCAGACGCGCCAGTTCTGGCTGAGCATGACCCCGGTCGAGAAGGAGCACATCATCCGGGCCTACACCTTCGAGCTCGGCAAGTGCTACGAGCAGACGGTCAAGGAGCGCCAGCTGCAGTGCCTGGCCAACATCGACCCGGTGCTGTGCCAGGAGGTGGCCACCGGGCTGGGCCTGCCCGCGCCCGAGCCGACGATCCCCCTGGTGGACCTCGACCCGAGCCCGGCACTGTCGCAGATCAAGGGCCCCTTCCCGCCCGACGGCCGGATGGTCGGCATCGTGGTCGACCCCGACGGTGACCTCTCCGGCGTCGACGCGCTGCGGCGCACGATCCACGACGCCGGCATGGTGGCGCTGCTCATCGGCCCGCACGGCGGCACCATCGACGGAATGCCGGTGCAGCGGACGTTCGCGACCGGCCGCTCCGTGGAGCTCGACGTGCTGCTGCTCGCCGGCAGCCCCGTCCCGGCGCCCGACGCGCTCGCGAACCGCGACGCGAAGGCGGGTGCCCCGGGGGCCGCGGGCGTGGACCCCCGGGTCTCGCTGATGATCCAGGAGTGCTACCGCCACGCGAAGGTGATCGGCGCCTGGGGCGACGGCGTCACCGCCCTCACCGCCGCCGGCGTCTCCGACGACGACGCGGGCGTCATCAGCGGTGACTCTGCGGCCGCGGTCTTCGGCCTGGTCCAGGAGGAGATGGGCTTCCACCGCGTGTGGAACCGCTTCGCCACGACGGTGTGA